A single window of Bombus pascuorum chromosome 1, iyBomPasc1.1, whole genome shotgun sequence DNA harbors:
- the LOC132914089 gene encoding putative fatty acyl-CoA reductase CG5065, producing the protein MSTISGSQTTSVKEFYRDRSIFVTGVTGFMGKVLVEKLLRSCPIKNIYVLIRSKKGQDAHQRLRALLNGPLFDKLRRDAPNELLKVIAVPGDITEHELGISESDQNVLIRNVSVVFHSAATVKFDEALKISVTINMVGTKQLLDLCHRMQNLEALIHVSTAYCNCDRKDIAEEIYPLVAEPEQIFALTKVMDDKMVDDITPILIGKRPNTYTFTKALAERMLEKESDYLPISIVRPTIVLSSFREPVAGWLDNWNGPTGLIAAAGKGFFRTMLCRGEMVADIVPVDIVINLMIVAAWKTATNRTKTIPIYNCCTGQQNPITWRKFVELSFKYSRMHPYNDVIWYPGGRCHKSALVNKICMLIQHIVPAHILDFTLRLKGKTANMVTLQSKLEKATKYLEYFTTQQWRFKDDNVRELNEELSLEDRQTFTFDVRQIDWASYLEHYILGIRRFLLKENPDTLPAARVHLRKLYWIHKAVQFGVLLVLLRFLLFRSTVTQNACYSLVSLVLRVCRIIV; encoded by the exons ATGAGTACAATAAGTGGCAGTCAGACTACGTCCGTCAAGGAATTCTACAGGGATAGAAGCATCTTTGTGACCGGCGTTACAGGATTTATGGGCAAAGTCCTTGTCGAGAAACTGCTCAGATCTTGCCcaataaaaaacatttatgtCTTGATAAGAAGTAAAAAGGGGCAGGATGCACACCAGAGGTTGCGGGCACTGTTGAATGGACCG CTGTTCGATAAACTACGTCGAGACGCACCGAATGAACTTCTGAAGGTAATCGCCGTTCCTGGAGACATCACGGAACACGAACTGGGTATTTCAGAGTCTGATCAGAATGTTCTAATAAGAAACGTGTCAGTCGTCTTTCATTCCGCCGCTACTGTGAAGTTTGATGAGGCACTCAAGATTTCGGTTACTATTAACATGGTCGGCACTAAACAGCTATTGGATCTGTGTCATCGTATGCAAAATTTAGAG GCGCTGATCCATGTTTCAACGGCATATTGCAACTGTGACCGTAAGGACATCGCTGAAGAAATCTATCCTCTTGTAGCGGAACCAGAACAAATATTCGCTTTGACGAAGGTGATGGATGACAAGATGGTTGACGATATAACGCCGATTTTGATTGGCAAACGACCGAATACCTATACATTTACCAAAGCCCTAGCGGAAAGAATGTTGGAAAAAGAATCTGATTATTTACCGATTTCAATCGTGAGACCCACTATAGTTCTATCATCGTTTAGAGAACCGGTTGCCGGATGGTTAGATAATTGGAACGGGCCAACTGGTCTTATTGCCGCAGCTGGCAAAGGTTTCTTCAG AACTATGCTTTGTCGGGGAGAAATGGTAGCTGATATAGTGCCGGTCGACATAGTGATCAATTTGATGATCGTCGCGGCATGGAAAACCGCGACGAATCGCACGAAGACGATTCCCATATACAATTGCTGCACAGGCCAACAAAACCCGATCACCTGGAGGAAGTTCGTTGAGTTGTCATTCAAGTACAGCCGAATGCACCCATACAACGATGTGATTTGGTACCCAGGTGGCAGGTGCCACAAATCCGCTTTAGTGAACAAAATATGCATGCTCATCCAGCACATTGTACCGGCGCACATTTTAGACTTTACTCTTCGACTGAAGGGCAAGACGGCCAATATGGTCACATTACAATCGAAACTAGAAAAAGCAACCAAATACTTGGAATACTTTACTACGCAACAATGGAGATTCAAAGATGATAATGTTCGAGAATTAAACGAAGAGCTTAGTCTCGAGGATCGCCAGACATTTACATTCGACGTTAGACAAATTGACTGGGCTTCATACTTGGAACACTATATTTTGGGAATTCGGCGCTTCCTCCTCAAGGAGAACCCGGACACACTGCCAGCTGCTCGTGTACATCTTAGGAA ATTATATTGGATTCACAAAGCTGTGCAATTCGGGGTGCTATTAGTACTGCTGCGTTTTCTGTTGTTTCGAAGTACCGTGACCCAAAACGCATGTTATTCATTGGTGTCCCTGGTGTTACGTGTGTGCCGTATAATTGTTTGA